From the genome of Vicia villosa cultivar HV-30 ecotype Madison, WI linkage group LG2, Vvil1.0, whole genome shotgun sequence, one region includes:
- the LOC131650798 gene encoding U-box domain-containing protein 18-like: MIQTTNGSGRRVFNFPAVHPYANVPLSTLLTSLITLSDDISDFQHKFFSSNKRNSRNAIRLIHLLQPFLHDIRENHSNLPSPATLCFTELHLIFQKLLFLMQDSTKEGARLLMLMESSRVATMFRVLFRSVAAALDVFPFDAVDVSVEAKEDVLLLMKQAREGRFEFEVEDEEVVMCVVNVSKLFEKRVAPEKFDLKRVLDYIGVLKWSEVDKEVKFLDGEIEFEWLNEKKKRKKVDILSSLMGFMSYFRCVVMEIVDFEEGKSSKKVDARIETEMILSCVNSDDFRCPISLELMSDPVNIETGHTYDRSSILKWFRSGNAMCPKTGKSLSSIELVPNLVLGKLIQQYCNVNGIPFSDSGRRNRDMTRTMQPGSAAAEGAMKLLAGFLCGCLDNGNVEQKSRAAFEARVLTKTSIFSRSCLVEAGSVPLLLLLLASSDSSAQENAIAALLNISKYTKSRSEMVENWGLEMIVGVLNKGITIEAKQHAAAVLFYLASNADHGNLIGKEPEAIPSLISLIKDGTDRSVKNGLVAIFGLLKNHENHKRILAAQAIPLLVNILKAHEKEELVTDSLAILATLAEKSDGTMEILRFGALHVAVEVMSSSSTTSRLGKEHCVSLLLSLSMNGGENVVAHLVKSSSLMESLYSQLSEGTSKASKKASSLIRVLQDFYERGSSNYKTSVIPREQFIHVW; encoded by the coding sequence ATGATCCAAACAACAAACGGGTCGGGTCGCCGGGTATTCAATTTCCCGGCGGTTCATCCATACGCAAACGTTCCTCTTTCCACTCTTCTCACTTCCCTCATCACTCTCTCCGACGATATTTCCGATTTCCAACACAAATTCTTCTCTTCCAATAAACGAAACTCCAGAAACGCTATTCGTTTGATTCATCTTCTCCAACCATTCCTTCATGACATCCGAGAAAATCATTCCAATCTTCCATCTCCGGCGACGCTCTGTTTCACCGAGCTTCATCTCATCTTCCAGAAGCTTCTTTTCCTGATGCAAGATTCAACCAAAGAAGGTGCAAGGTTGCTTATGCTAATGGAGTCGAGTCGGGTTGCGACAATGTTTCGGGTGTTGTTCCGATCCGTTGCAGCTGCGCTTGATGTTTTTCCTTTTGATGCTGTTGATGTGTCTGTGGAAGCTAAAGAGGATGTTTTGTTGTTGATGAAGCAAGCGAGGGAGGGGAGGTTTGAATTTGAGGTTGAGGATGAGGAGGTAGtgatgtgtgttgtgaatgtCTCGAAGCTGTTTGAGAAAAGGGTTGCTCCAGAAAAGTTTGATTTGAAACGTGTTCTTGATTATATTGGGGTTTTGAAGTGGAGTGAGGTTGATAAAGAGGTCAAGTTTTTGGATGGTGAAATTGAGTTTGAGTGGTTGaatgagaaaaagaaaaggaaaaaagtggATATTTTAAGTAGTTTGATGGGGTTTATGAGTTATTTTAGATGCGTGGTGATGGAGATTGTGGACTTTGAAGAGGGGAAAAGTAGTAAGAAAGTTGATGCAAGAATAGAAACTGAAATGATTTTGAGTTGTGTAAACTCGGATGATTTTCGATGTCCAATCTCTTTGGAATTGATGAGTGATCCTGTTAATATTGAAACCGGTCATACTTATGATCGTTCTTCGATTCTCAAATGGTTTAGAAGTGGAAATGCAATGTGTCCAAAGACAGGTAAAAGTCTTAGCAGCATTGAATTGGTACCTAATTTGGTACTCGGGAAGTTGATTCAACAGTACTGCAATGTCAATGGCATTCCTTTTTCTGATTCGGGTCGTCGGAATCGGGACATGACAAGGACAATGCAGCCTGGCAGTGCAGCTGCAGAGGGTGCAATGAAGCTCTTGGCTGGTTTTCTTTGTGGATGTCTTGACAATGGAAATGTGGAACAGAAGAGCCGTGCTGCATTTGAGGCAAGAGTTCTAACCAAAACAAGCATTTTTAGTAGGTCTTGTTTGGTAGAAGCTGGTTCAGTTcctcttttgttgttgttgttggcatCAAGTGATTCATCAGCACAAGAGAATGCTATTGCAGCTCTTTTAAACATCTCAAAATACACCAAAAGTAGAAGTGAAATGGTTGAAAATTGGGGATTAGAAATGATTGTTGGTGTCTTAAACAAAGGGATAACAATTGAAGCAAAACAACATGCTGCAGCAGTGTTGTTTTACCTTGCTTCAAATGCCGACCATGGTAACTTAATAGGCAAAGAGCCAGAGGCAATTCCCTCATTGATCAGTCTCATCAAAGACGGCACTGATCGAAGTGTAAAGAATGGTTTGGTTGCAATTTTTGGCCTcctaaaaaaccatgaaaatCACAAGAGGATACTTGCTGCTCAAGCAATTCCTTTGTTAGTTAACATCTTAAAAGCACATGAAAAAGAAGAACTTGTCACAGACTCACTAGCAATTCTAGCAACTCTTGCAGAGAAAAGCGACGGAACAATGGAAATCCTCCGTTTCGGAGCTTTGCATGTAGCTGTTGAAGTTATGAGTTCTTCCTCAACTACTTCAAGATTAGGAAAAGAGCATTGTGTGTCTTTGTTGCTTTCTCTATCAATGAATGGAGGAGAAAATGTGGTTGCTCATTTAGTGAAGAGTTCTTCTCTTATGGAATCTTTATATTCACAACTAAGTGAAGGAACTTCTAAAGCAAGCAAAAAGGCCAGTTCTCTCATAAGGGTCCTTCAAGATTTTTATGAAAGGGGATCCTCTAACTACAAGACATCAGTTATTCCACGTGAACAATTCATTCATGTATGGTAA